The following DNA comes from Dehalococcoidia bacterium.
GTGCGAAAGGCGTGATCGAGCACCAGCAGGTAGCCCGAGCCGGCGGCCAGCGGCGCCAGCGCCTCGCGCACGGGCAGGCCGGTCGGATCGCCGCCCAGAAAGCGGATGGCGCCGGGGTTGACGAATTCGACGCGATGATCGGGACCGTTCAGGTAGGCGATCGCCGCCGGCGTTTGCATGAACAGGCCGAACAGCCGCTCGCGCTCGCCCTCGACGGCGTCCAGGGCGCGATCGCGGGCGGCCAGCGCCGCTTGCACCTCGTGATAGAGGCGGGCGTTGTCGGCGGCCAGGGCGGCGCGGCGGGCGATCTCCTCGGCCAGCGCCAGCTGGGCCGGGCCGTACTGCCGCTCCGGCGTGGAGGAGACGAAGTTGAGCGTGCCCAGCGTATGCCCGCGCGCCCGCAGCGGCACGCACATGTAGGAGCTGATGCCGGCGGCGCGCAGCCGCGGCAGCCGCCGCTTGTCCACCGCCAGGCCGGACAATTCGGCCTCGCCCACGTTCGCCAGGAGCTCGGGGTGGCCGCTGCGCAGCACGCGGGCGATGGGGTGCGGCGCATCGGGCGCAAGCGGGAAGCCGCCGCCCAGCTCTTCCACGGCGGCGCGGCGGGCGGGGTCCGCCGCGGCGAAGGCGCGGCGCTCGATCAGGCCGGCCTCGTTCAGCACGCAGACGCTGCACCAATCGGCCAGCGCCGGCACGGCGAGCCGGGCGACCTGGGCCAGCGTCTCGTCGTAGTCCAGCGTCGCGGAGAGCGTATCGCCCGCCTCGGCGAGAAAGCGCAGCCAGCGCTGGGCAGCCTCGGCCTCGGCGCGGGCGTCGCGCTGCGCCTGGTAGAGCCGGGCACGCAGCAGGGCCAGCGCGAACTGCTGCGCCAGCGCCGCGAGAAAGGCCTCATCGGCGCCGTCGAAGCTGCGCGTGCGCTCGTAGCTGAGGCCAATCGCGCCGATCGTGACGCCGTCCACGATCAGCGGCACGGCCGCGAGGGCGCCCGTGCGACCATCCGGCCAGACCGCATCAGGCATGAGGCCGCGGCTGCGCCCCTCCGCGGCCGAGGCGACGAGATACGGCTTGGCCGAGCGGATCGCCTCGGCCAGCGGCGCCGCCGTGGAAAGCGGAAAGCGCTGCCAGTGCTTCACCAGCGGCGCCGCATAGCCGCCGGCGCCGACGATCTCGACCGTGTCGCGCGCCTCGTCGAGCAGGGCCAGCGTGCCTGCGACCGCGTCGGTGGCGGCGACGCCCTGCTCCACCATGACCTCGGCCACCTGCACCGGCGTGAGCGCCTCGGAGAGGGCGGCAGTGATGGCCTGCAGGCGCACGGCCTGGCTGCGGTCGCGCACCGCGGCCGGCTGCGCGGCGTAGTCCGCCGTCACGCCGTCGAGCAGCTGCACGAGACCGGCGATCTCGGCCGCGGCGGCCTTGCCCCCCGCACGTCGCACGCGCCGCTCCAGGTCCGCCAACCCGTCGCGCGCGGCGGCGAGGCGCTGTGCCAGGGGCGAATCGGCCATGCAGGGACTCCTGGCGGACCCGGATCGAGCGGGGTGCAGGGATTGTAGCAGCTTTTACAAGATTACAAGCTGCGGCGCGCCTATCCCTGCCTCGCTCAGGCTCGGCTGCGCATTGCGGGTCTCCCACGGTTGCGCGGCGCTCTGGCCCGACACGGGAAGGGGTGGTTCGAAGGCTACCGGATCTCCTCGCACCCCACCCTTCCCGTGTCGGGAAGGGAGACGCGGCGTGCTGTGGCGGGGTCAGGCCCCACGCTGCCGCGCGAGCAAGCCGCGGGCGATCGTCAGGCGCAGGATCTCCGTGGTGCCTTCGGCGATGCGCCAGGCGCGGATCTGGCGGTAGAGCCGCGCCAGCGGATGCCCCTCCACCACCGCCGCACCGCCCGTGAGCTGGATCGCGCGGTCGACGATGCGCGTGATCGCCTCGGTGGCGAGCGACTTCGCCATCGCCACCTCGACCTCCCTGCTCTCACCCTCCTGTGCCGCCCGCGCCGTGGCGTACAGGGCGCTGCGCGCCGCGTAGAGGTCGGTTGCGCTCTCGGCCAGCATCGCCTGCACCTGCTCGCGCTCGGCCAGCGGCGTGCCGCTGCGGTGCGGCTGGTCGATCTGGGCGAGCGTGTAGGCCAGCGTCCAACGCCCGGCGCCGCAGGCCGAGGCCGCCACACCGAGCCGCATGCCGGTGATGTCTTCCAGGGCCCGCGGCAGCCCCTGGCCGATGCCGCCGATGATCGCTTCCTCCGTTGCCGGCACGCCTTCGTAGGCGAACTCGCCGTGCAGGCCGCCGTCGAGCGTGCGCAGCTCACGCCGCAGCGTCAATCCGGGCGCACCGCGCGGGACGACGAACACGGCCGAGCCGACCGGACCGCCGGGGTTCTCCGTCACGTTGGCCACG
Coding sequences within:
- a CDS encoding acyl-CoA dehydrogenase, giving the protein MPLDALPPDLAVLRERLRAFLDDELLPAERVAGVQEEAEAPAELRRWVRTRSHELGLFRLLQPAELGGGGLGPLGQVALREEIAASGAALGRLVLGGAGGLLRHGTPAQRERFLAPVLRGKLTAAFAFTDAREGPRTTAVRQGEAFALNGVKAFVTGGPHADLLLTVANVTENPGGPVGSAVFVVPRGAPGLTLRRELRTLDGGLHGEFAYEGVPATEEAIIGGIGQGLPRALEDITGMRLGVAASACGAGRWTLAYTLAQIDQPHRSGTPLAEREQVQAMLAESATDLYAARSALYATARAAQEGESREVEVAMAKSLATEAITRIVDRAIQLTGGAAVVEGHPLARLYRQIRAWRIAEGTTEILRLTIARGLLARQRGA
- a CDS encoding ATP-binding protein, with product MADSPLAQRLAAARDGLADLERRVRRAGGKAAAAEIAGLVQLLDGVTADYAAQPAAVRDRSQAVRLQAITAALSEALTPVQVAEVMVEQGVAATDAVAGTLALLDEARDTVEIVGAGGYAAPLVKHWQRFPLSTAAPLAEAIRSAKPYLVASAAEGRSRGLMPDAVWPDGRTGALAAVPLIVDGVTIGAIGLSYERTRSFDGADEAFLAALAQQFALALLRARLYQAQRDARAEAEAAQRWLRFLAEAGDTLSATLDYDETLAQVARLAVPALADWCSVCVLNEAGLIERRAFAAADPARRAAVEELGGGFPLAPDAPHPIARVLRSGHPELLANVGEAELSGLAVDKRRLPRLRAAGISSYMCVPLRARGHTLGTLNFVSSTPERQYGPAQLALAEEIARRAALAADNARLYHEVQAALAARDRALDAVEGERERLFGLFMQTPAAIAYLNGPDHRVEFVNPGAIRFLGGDPTGLPVREALAPLAAGSGYLLVLDHAFRTGKPFSANEARALITGADGAREEAFFNVVCQPVRDEAGAVEGILVHAVEVTAQVQARRQIETLAAENARLYGEARDALRQRDDFFSTVSHDLNTPLTTIKGLAQLLGRRAASGGEDLTWVREGLASIDAAATRMRALVGQLLDAARLQAGEPLALDRQQVNLAALTRGVVEEQRAVVENATITLETPAPEPVGMWDAVRLERVLGNLLSNAIKYSPNGGVIQVRVRQEGAGADAHAVLEVRDQGMGIPAADLPRVFERFFRGSNVEGRIGGTGIGLAGVRQIAEQHGGSVSVASTEGQGARFTVCLPLHGGAEPRA